A genomic segment from Calderihabitans maritimus encodes:
- a CDS encoding NAD(P)-dependent malic enzyme → MSLKEEALRLHKEKVGKIEVISKVSVNSTKDLSLAYTPGVAEPCKEIHADTVKVYDYTTKGNMVAVVTDGTAVLGLGDIGPEAALPVMEGKAVLFKAFAGVDAFPICLRTKDVDKIVETVKLLEPSFGGVNLEDIAAPACFEIERRLKEEINIPVFHDDQHGTAVVAMAGLVNALKIVNKKLDQIKVVTNGAGAAGIAIIKLLLSMGVKDVIMCDRSGIIYEGRKEGMNPAKEEIARVTNRGKLSGTLADALKGADVFIGVSGPNLLTQDMVRSMAKNAIVMAMANPVPEIMPDLAKEAGAAVVCTGRSDFPNQVNNVLAFPGIFRGALDVRATDINEEMKVAAAYAIAGLISDEELDREYVIPKAFDPRVAPAVAAAVAEAAMKSGVAQIQVEPEKIAERTRKLAAVK, encoded by the coding sequence ATGTCTTTGAAAGAAGAGGCTCTGAGGTTACATAAAGAAAAAGTAGGTAAGATTGAAGTAATTAGCAAGGTGTCTGTTAATAGTACCAAAGATCTGAGTCTTGCCTATACGCCTGGAGTGGCGGAACCTTGTAAGGAAATTCATGCCGATACGGTGAAAGTCTACGATTATACGACTAAGGGCAATATGGTGGCGGTTGTAACCGATGGAACAGCGGTATTAGGGCTTGGAGATATTGGACCGGAAGCAGCCCTCCCGGTTATGGAAGGGAAGGCGGTTCTTTTTAAGGCTTTTGCGGGGGTCGATGCTTTTCCCATTTGTCTCCGTACCAAAGATGTGGATAAGATTGTAGAAACGGTAAAACTGCTGGAACCAAGTTTTGGAGGAGTTAACCTAGAGGATATAGCTGCTCCCGCCTGCTTTGAGATAGAGCGAAGGTTAAAAGAAGAGATCAATATACCTGTTTTTCATGATGACCAGCATGGTACTGCCGTAGTAGCGATGGCCGGTTTAGTAAACGCGCTGAAAATTGTTAACAAAAAGCTTGATCAAATCAAGGTGGTTACCAACGGGGCCGGTGCGGCTGGGATAGCTATAATCAAGCTACTTCTCAGTATGGGAGTAAAAGATGTGATTATGTGTGACCGGAGCGGGATTATTTACGAAGGTCGGAAAGAAGGCATGAACCCGGCCAAGGAGGAAATTGCCCGAGTTACCAACCGTGGAAAGTTGTCTGGAACCCTAGCTGACGCGCTGAAAGGAGCGGACGTATTTATCGGTGTGTCGGGCCCCAATCTGCTAACTCAGGATATGGTCCGTTCGATGGCTAAAAACGCCATTGTGATGGCTATGGCCAATCCCGTTCCGGAAATTATGCCCGACCTGGCTAAAGAGGCGGGGGCAGCAGTGGTATGTACGGGCCGTTCCGATTTCCCCAATCAGGTTAACAATGTACTGGCCTTCCCCGGTATATTCCGGGGTGCCCTGGACGTACGGGCTACCGATATTAACGAAGAGATGAAGGTAGCTGCTGCCTATGCAATTGCCGGTTTAATCAGTGATGAAGAACTGGACAGGGAGTATGTTATTCCTAAAGCATTCGATCCGCGGGTGGCACCGGCGGTTGCGGCGGCGGTAGCCGAAGCAGCCATGAAGAGCGGTGTGGCTCAAATTCAGGTTGAACCGGAAAAAATTGCAGAGCGGACACGGAAATTGGCTGCGGTTAAATAA
- a CDS encoding Fe-S-containing hydro-lyase, translating into MADRYITPPLTDEMVEELRIGDQVYISGVLYTARDAAHKRLVELLDAGKPLPVDLKGQIIYYVGPSPAKPGQVIGSAGPTTSYRMDAYAPRLLEIGLKGMIGKGSRNQEVKDAIVRHKGVYFAAVGGAAALISKCIKKAEVIAYPDLGPEAIRRLEVENLPVIVVNDAHGGDLYEEGVKKYGIPT; encoded by the coding sequence GTGGCTGACAGGTATATTACCCCTCCTTTAACCGATGAGATGGTAGAAGAGCTAAGGATTGGCGATCAGGTTTATATTTCCGGGGTTTTGTATACCGCCCGGGATGCTGCTCACAAGCGATTGGTTGAACTGTTGGATGCTGGGAAGCCGCTGCCGGTAGACCTGAAAGGACAGATCATATATTATGTAGGACCTTCGCCGGCAAAACCGGGACAGGTAATCGGCTCCGCCGGGCCCACTACCAGTTACCGGATGGATGCTTATGCTCCGCGTTTGTTGGAAATAGGACTTAAAGGAATGATAGGGAAAGGCTCCCGCAACCAAGAGGTTAAGGACGCTATAGTAAGGCACAAGGGGGTATATTTTGCGGCGGTTGGTGGTGCCGCGGCTTTGATCAGCAAATGTATCAAGAAAGCGGAAGTAATAGCCTACCCGGACTTAGGGCCAGAGGCTATCCGGCGTTTAGAAGTTGAAAACCTTCCGGTAATTGTAGTAAACGATGCTCACGGTGGTGACCTCTACGAAGAAGGGGTCAAAAAATACGGAATACCTACCTGA
- a CDS encoding helicase C-terminal domain-containing protein, whose product MGSGMRTYAVVDLETTGNNPAVHEIIEIAVVKIVDGVVSDEFTTLVRPSGPIPFFIQRLTGITDQMVEEAPEVREVLSHFWQFVGDTVLVAHNAAFDLGFLGKYSVTGVTNKVLDTLELSRILLPTLTSHRLVDLVKYYRISVEGLHRALKDARVTADIFLKLLQEAEELPLPVLDLINQTLANEEAELREVFRQAYRKAAGQFPPMPVRGSEKKYLFFSSEKATDEFPFESTRQTNERYFLPDEELAELLRPGGLMAEKFPAYEYRQQQEEMLLAISRAFNQKKHLVVEAGTGTGKSLAYLIPAAVWAVNTGERVVVATHTINLQEQLLEKDIPVLKDVLSLPVEAALVKGRNNYLCLHKWEALGEEMGKLPWEEKVFFLSLAVWLSRTSSGDRGEIGLEQNKLWQQVGADSASCLGPECHWYKHWCFVTRARRKAEKADLLVVNHSVMLSDIEADTRFLPDYRYLIIDEAHHLEDAATEQLGVTLRLSEILSRLSEVAKNLYALKRVKLKDNPSQKELENGRDTGPITACLEEATKQGENLAKALNQLFAHLKELCLKYSPDKGSAFWNYQLRITQKIRAVPLWSLVRESCETVTLNLRKMDKLLRELTAYLEKTDNISDRVSARKFAPCLTLGSQLCREIEDKINLCLADEDREYVCWIEAPVHGEEETTLRSAPVNVGPLLAEKIYRTKDTVIFTAATLCVGGSFDYFMSRVGLDLLAGRERERVETLKLDSPFDYSRQVLLCVVKDLPPPAAVLEDSYMVAISQLLIDIFTATKGRGLALFTSHQMLRKCYFMIKEKLEERGVGVLGHNIDGSRWRLIEKMTADPQTVILGSSSFWEGVDLPGSLLRCVVIVKLPFMSPTLPTVAARLEALERQRINSFYNYSLPQAIIRLQQGFGRLIRRKNDHGAVVILDQRILSKGYGKKLLESLPLRDYYLCDRASVGHTVGSWIKKKEKN is encoded by the coding sequence ATGGGAAGCGGAATGCGCACTTATGCCGTAGTAGATTTGGAGACTACGGGCAACAATCCTGCCGTCCATGAAATCATTGAGATAGCAGTAGTGAAAATAGTTGACGGAGTAGTTTCCGATGAGTTTACTACCTTAGTTAGACCGTCTGGCCCTATTCCTTTTTTCATCCAGCGTCTAACCGGGATTACTGATCAGATGGTAGAGGAGGCTCCTGAGGTAAGGGAAGTTTTATCTCACTTCTGGCAGTTTGTCGGTGATACAGTGCTGGTTGCTCATAATGCTGCGTTCGATCTAGGCTTTCTGGGTAAATATTCTGTAACCGGTGTTACAAATAAAGTGTTAGATACGCTTGAATTGTCTCGTATATTGCTCCCGACCTTAACCAGCCACCGTCTGGTTGACCTGGTTAAATATTACCGGATCTCGGTTGAAGGACTACACCGGGCTTTGAAAGACGCCAGGGTAACCGCCGATATTTTTTTGAAGTTATTGCAGGAGGCGGAAGAACTCCCACTCCCGGTGCTGGATCTCATAAACCAGACACTGGCCAATGAGGAAGCAGAGCTTCGCGAAGTTTTCCGGCAGGCGTATAGAAAAGCAGCCGGTCAATTTCCCCCAATGCCCGTCCGGGGTTCAGAAAAGAAATACTTATTTTTTAGCTCCGAAAAAGCGACGGATGAATTTCCGTTTGAAAGCACGAGGCAGACAAATGAGAGATATTTCCTGCCGGACGAGGAATTAGCGGAATTGTTACGCCCCGGCGGCCTCATGGCTGAAAAGTTTCCCGCCTATGAGTACCGGCAACAACAGGAAGAGATGCTGCTGGCTATTAGCAGGGCCTTTAACCAAAAAAAGCACCTGGTAGTGGAAGCAGGAACTGGTACGGGGAAGTCACTCGCTTACCTTATACCGGCGGCGGTATGGGCGGTAAACACGGGAGAGAGGGTCGTGGTGGCCACTCATACCATAAACTTGCAGGAACAACTATTGGAGAAGGACATTCCGGTACTCAAAGATGTTCTTTCCCTGCCTGTTGAAGCAGCCCTAGTTAAAGGGCGCAATAATTACCTGTGCCTGCATAAATGGGAAGCACTGGGAGAAGAGATGGGGAAGTTACCTTGGGAAGAAAAGGTGTTTTTCCTGTCTCTTGCCGTCTGGCTGTCCAGGACGTCCAGTGGTGACCGCGGAGAGATAGGACTGGAACAGAACAAGCTTTGGCAGCAAGTGGGTGCAGACAGTGCGTCTTGTCTCGGGCCTGAATGTCATTGGTATAAACATTGGTGTTTTGTCACCAGAGCCCGTAGAAAAGCAGAGAAAGCTGATTTGCTGGTGGTAAATCATTCGGTTATGTTAAGCGATATAGAAGCAGACACTCGTTTCCTGCCGGATTATCGGTATCTAATAATAGATGAAGCCCACCATTTAGAGGACGCGGCTACGGAGCAGCTCGGTGTGACCTTGAGGTTGTCTGAAATATTAAGTCGTCTATCCGAAGTTGCTAAAAATCTTTATGCTTTAAAACGGGTTAAGCTGAAAGACAACCCTTCGCAAAAGGAGCTCGAAAACGGAAGAGATACTGGACCAATAACGGCCTGCTTGGAAGAAGCCACCAAGCAGGGAGAGAATTTGGCGAAAGCGCTTAACCAGCTTTTTGCCCACTTAAAAGAACTCTGTCTGAAGTATAGTCCCGATAAGGGGTCGGCATTTTGGAATTATCAATTGCGTATCACGCAGAAGATAAGAGCAGTACCCTTATGGTCTCTGGTTAGGGAAAGCTGCGAAACCGTTACCCTGAACCTCCGGAAAATGGATAAGCTTTTGCGGGAACTGACTGCCTACCTGGAGAAAACAGACAATATTTCTGACCGTGTGTCGGCTAGGAAATTTGCGCCATGTCTTACTTTGGGAAGTCAGCTGTGCCGGGAGATTGAGGATAAAATAAACCTTTGCCTAGCAGATGAAGACAGAGAATATGTGTGTTGGATCGAGGCTCCGGTGCATGGAGAGGAAGAGACTACTTTGAGAAGTGCTCCGGTAAACGTAGGCCCTCTGCTTGCGGAGAAGATTTACCGGACCAAGGATACGGTAATTTTCACTGCCGCCACCCTTTGCGTTGGCGGGTCCTTTGACTATTTTATGAGCAGGGTAGGCCTGGACCTGTTGGCTGGGAGAGAAAGGGAACGGGTGGAAACTCTTAAACTGGATTCTCCCTTTGATTACTCCCGGCAGGTTCTTCTGTGTGTTGTTAAAGATCTGCCACCGCCGGCAGCAGTTTTAGAAGATTCTTACATGGTAGCTATATCCCAGCTGCTGATAGATATATTCACGGCCACGAAGGGAAGGGGATTGGCCCTGTTTACCTCTCATCAAATGCTACGGAAATGCTATTTCATGATTAAAGAAAAGTTGGAAGAAAGAGGGGTGGGTGTACTGGGCCATAATATTGACGGCAGCAGGTGGAGACTGATTGAAAAAATGACTGCCGATCCCCAAACGGTAATATTGGGCTCCAGTAGTTTCTGGGAGGGAGTAGATTTACCCGGTAGCCTGCTCCGTTGTGTAGTTATCGTTAAGCTGCCTTTTATGTCTCCCACACTTCCCACCGTAGCCGCCCGATTAGAAGCACTGGAGCGGCAAAGGATCAACAGCTTTTATAATTACAGCCTTCCCCAAGCCATTATCAGGTTGCAGCAGGGATTTGGACGGCTGATCCGGCGGAAGAACGATCACGGAGCGGTGGTTATCTTGGATCAAAGAATTTTAAGTAAGGGGTACGGTAAAAAGTTATTAGAATCCCTACCCTTAAGGGATTATTATCTCTGCGACCGGGCCTCGGTAGGCCATACCGTTGGTTCCTGGATAAAAAAGAAGGAGAAAAACTAG